One Purpureocillium takamizusanense chromosome 1, complete sequence genomic window carries:
- a CDS encoding uncharacterized protein (COG:S~EggNog:ENOG503P04G) yields MAILSSTSVVAITKPRLLVVVSLALTWTVAYLMPQYQPILQASVSSRIHDARQRLPGLWPAWPLAGHSQSLPPPYYYNTSKMALIFEPRPLPHLAPLITHMMAVVPPEWRFLFIGSPSSTYSVGRAPSIRHRREAGKIELMAPSWPWNADTGEDVSRLLTDARFYDTFLPGVEWIFKFDQDSILCANSPRDLDDWLDWSWAGAPRSPGDHFSGTGGLSLRRVSSIRRVLAFQERHNNSEPEDEWFGKRLSLMPGERVAHQFQGAIAVENILVEKPMGYTVRGGHGGGYLDHDVWKDADLRNRIFGYCPELSIIMDMKLERERCPDDDGRGGRGTEKGFQDSGLARLAVEVKSAYYNTESAGALAPLPPQPPSMPQL; encoded by the exons ATGGCGATCCTGAGCTCAacgagcgtcgtcgccatcaccaaaCCGCGCCTCCTAGTTGTCGTCTCACTCGCCCTCAC GTGGACGGTTGCGTACTTGATGCCACAGTACCAGCCAATCCTCCAGGCCAGCGTCTCGTCTCGCATCCACGATGCCCGCCAACGACTGCCAGGCCTCTGGCCGGCTTGGCCCCTCGCTGGCCACTCGCAGTCGTTGCCACCTCCGTACTACTACAACACCTCCAAAATGGCGCTCATCTTTGAGCCCCGGCCTTTGCCGCACCTTGCCCCCCTCATCACGCACATGATGGCCGTCGTCCCTCCTGAGTGGCGCTTCCTCTTCATCGGCTCCCCCTCGAGCACTTACTCGGTTGGCCGGGCGCCCAGcatccgccaccgccgcgaggccggcaagaTCGAACTCATGGCGCCTTCCTGGCCCTGGAATGCCGATACCGGGGAAGACGTCTCTCGGCTCCTGACGGACGCGCGCTTCTACGACACTTTTCTTCCCGGAGTGGAGTGGATCTTCAAGTTTGATCAGGACAGCATTCTGTGTGCCAACTCGCCCAGGGACTTGGACGACTGGCTTGACTggagctgggctggcgcgCCGAG GAGCCCAGGGGACCACTTCTCTGGCACAGGAGGCCTTTCTCTGCGGCGTGTTTCCTCCATCCGACGGGTTCTGGCCTTCCAGGAACGACACAACAACTCTGAGCCAGAGGATGAGTGGTTTGGCAAACGACTCTCCCTTATGCCCGGCGAAAGGGTGGCACACCAGTTTCAGGGTGCCATTGCTGTCGAGAACATCTTAGTGGAGAAGCCGATGGGATACACGGTCCGCGGGGGGCACGGTGGCGGCTACCTCGATCACGACGTGTGGAAGGATGCTGACCTGCGAAATCGGATCTTTGGGTATTGCCCGGAGCTGTCCATAATCATGGACATGAAGCTCGAGAGGGAGAGGTGCccagatgacgacgggcgaggtgGCAGAGGCACCGAAAAGGGATTCCAAGACTCGGGCCTAGCAAGGCTTGCCGTTGAAGTCAAATCCGCCTATTACAATACGGAAAGTGCCGGAGCGCTGGCACCGTTGCCGCCTCAGCCGCCTTCAATGCCACAGCTCTAG
- a CDS encoding uncharacterized protein (COG:S~SECRETED:SignalP(1-34~SECRETED:cutsite=AYS-RP~SECRETED:prob=0.4228)~EggNog:ENOG503P0IT), whose protein sequence is MLLIAAPRRLNMPRCLRLLLALSLAFFCSLVAYSRPSTAPPQLSIRPQRRPPDLDVSKLALLVEDRPQPMLAPVLLHFMAVLPPSWPVLFLGSAASLAALNASAAARAHARTGRLSLQPIPANMSTAGQEMVSRFLTSRWLYEVAVAPAEWLLVFQTDSVICANSRLDVDGFLGLDWVGAPWLPDAAWGGNGGLSLRRVSRIVEVLRYQQRRDDSEPEDVWLTERLAHVPGANVANGSVSLTFSGEMHSGVAEAAASAEMRLCSNGTLLCNGVNERVKGIDDWRTGFYEPMGYHTGGSGKYLHSPIWGTPELRRHIYGYCPEVKMTVAMDVARYVPGTCAGHW, encoded by the exons ATGCTCCTCAtcgcggcgcctcggcgcctcAACATGCCTCGatgcctccgcctcctcctggcACTGTCTCTTGCCTT CTTCTGTTCCCTCGTCGCCTATTCCAGGCCGTCTACGGCCCCTCCCCAACTTTCGATCCGCCCTCAGCGCCGACCCCCTGACCTCGACGTCTCCAAGCTCGCCCTCTTGGTCGAGGATCGACCGCAGCCCATGCTAGCCCCCGTGTTGCTACACTTCATGGCCGTTCTGCCCCCCTCGTGGCCCGTCCTCTTTCTCGGCTCCGCCGcgtccctcgccgcgctcaacgcctcggccgccgcgcgcgcgcacgcccgcaCTGGCAGGCTCTCCCTGCAGCCTATCCCCGCCAACATGAGCACCGCAGGCCAGGAGATGGTCAGCCGGTTCCTCACCTCGCGGTGGTTGTACGAGGTCGCTGTTGCGCCTGCCGAGTGGCTGCTCGTCTTCCAGACGGACTCGGTGATCTGTGCCAACAGCCGGCTCGACGTGGACGGCTTCCTGGGGCTCGACTGGGTCGGCGCGCCCTGGCTCCCCGACGCGGCATGGGGAGGCAACGGGGGCCTTTCGCTGCGCCGCGTgagccgcatcgtcgaggtgctTCGGTATCAGCAGAggcgcgacgacagcgagcCCGAGGACGTGTGGCTCACGGAGCGGCTCGCACACGTTCCCGGCGCAAACGTCGCCAACGGGTCCGTCTCGCTGACCTTTTCGGGGGAGATGcacagcggcgtcgccgaagccgccgcgtccgccgagATGAGGCTCTGCAGCAACGGCACGCTGCTCTGCAACGGGGTAAACGAGCGCgtcaagggcatcgacgactgGAGGACGGGGTTTTACGAACCCATGGGGTACCACACGGGGGGCAGCGGCAAATACCTTCACTCGCCGATATGGGGTACGCCAGAGCTGCGGAGGCATATCTACGGCTACTGCCCTGAAGTCAAGATGACCGTGGCCATGGACGTGGCGAGGTACGTTCCAGGGACCTGTGCGGGCCATTGGTGA
- the CGR1_1 gene encoding rRNA-processing protein cgr1 (COG:P~COG:T~EggNog:ENOG503NXSG) yields MGVLDQWIVDEPWLDLHCALGEGPFFEAETKTVRFVDIKKKRIHTACLSEGMPSLKTIQLDICPTVTADIKGVKASDKILLGVKYGVAVLDRKTERYELIARFNNPNNERLRSNDGAADPQGRFWLGSMTDFGLGEFQSEGALHCFTGHGGHDKPVTDLTIPNSVGWAPDTRTMYFTHSKSREIFAWDYDASAGGLLSRKRLFYRHPTSGEPDGFRVDRDGNLWSAVYGEGRVIKINPQGEVVGEVRLPTRNITCVQFAGTELIITSAADDAPDATSRSKSLGGAVFRVDVGTTGLDLFEFSM; encoded by the exons ATGGGGGTGCTCGACCAATGGATTGTTGACGAGCCCTGGCTGGACTTGCACTGCGCCCTGGGTGAGGGGCCCTTTTTCGAGGCCGAGACGAAGACGGTTCGGTTCGTCGAcatcaagaagaagcggaTCCACACAGCATGTCTCTCTGAGGGCATGCCGTCGCTCAAGACGATCCAGCTGGACATTTGCCCAACCGTCACTGCGGACATTAAGGGCGTAAAGGCAAGCGACAAGATCCTCCTCGGGGTCAAGTacggcgtcgcggtgctAGACCGCAAGACGGAGCGATATGAGCTGATTGCGCGCTTCAATAATCCCAACAATGAGCGCTTGAGGAGCAATGACGGCGCGGCTGATCCTCAAGGGCGGTTCTGGCTTGGAAGCATGACGGACTTTGGCCTGGGGGAATTTCAGTCTGAAG GCGCACTCCATTGCTTCacaggccatggcgggcacGACAAGCCGGTCACCGACCTCACGATTCCCAATTCTGTAGGCTGGGCTCCCGACACCCGGACAATGTACTTCACACACTCCAAGTCACGCGAGATATTTGCCTGGGACTACGACGCGTCCGCGGGAGGCCTTTTGTCCCGGAAACGCTTGTTTTACCGACACCCCACGTCGGGCGAGCCTGATGGCTTCCGAGTGGATAGAGATGGGAATCTCTGGAGCGCCGTCTACGGCGAGGGTCGCGTCATCAAGATCAATCcgcagggcgaggtggtgggcgaGGTGAGGCTACCCACGAGGAACATTACGTGCGTCCAGTTCGCGGGTACCGAGCTGATcatcacgtcggcggcggacgacgcgccggACGCAACATCCCGGAGCAAAAGTCTCGGCGGGGCCGTGTTCAGGGTCGATGTCGGGACAACGGGCTTGGATTTGTTCGAGTTTTCCATgtga
- a CDS encoding uncharacterized protein (EggNog:ENOG503Q403~TransMembrane:1 (o444-462i)) gives MPSTCSVMSVPFPCASIELDYPLYALDFDPEDAQRLVVGGGGGAGRSGVGNKITVLDVASQTELRVAADVELSRDEDSVMSLAVGPRKGKTTYIYAGVNSSPDDIAKGKNENLRTLAIEQSKARGSVGVKTPEAKVQELSRVAAFANPDADTYQRLLRVCGSVGAAATAMGKDSQIAVFDAVPASNGAPKPRGVVELPRDAEDLDIVQTGDGQFQLAFCHKYELRLLDIGKEETEPRLVFTMPDDHGERPVFRSIRYLSPEFIVAVSNLPKRSGVLIQGFRLPTPGHENARIAVTTRIPRKISATAMAVANLAPPETPGGPVRDTQFIIAVAGHDSSISVYTLEHQLSTALNLLHDLYPLYTLKDVHGADNITGVAFSRFVTPKAHIRQQFIKLASISLQKSVAVHSIPLKKFVDSRPRNAKAPPRPVRYVTAMKARRPSPRTLIIILTCIVLIMAIVWQSVMEMYGRSRPVLSAQQWLPSWHGTLRSPDHQPSVFFENHIISKLASGKTLLEGETMVLYETQAPNGEAEATLTAEVHDHKVHGPAKTWEDLPADQKLVWRQRLREAGAWTQGMGESVFKGILFGQIAGAIGDAVGN, from the exons ATGCCCTCGACCTGCAGCGTCATGTCCGTCCCGTTTCCCTGTGCGAGCATTGAGCTCGATTACCCGCTCTACGCCCTCGACTTTGATCCCGAGgatgcgcagcgcctcgttgttggtggaggaggcggtgccgGCCGCTCCGGCGTCGGGAACAAGATC ACCGTCCTAGACGTCGCATCGCAGACGGAGCTGcgcgtggccgccgatgTCGAGCTCtcccgcgacgaggacagcgtCATGTccctcgccgttggcccTCGCAAGGGCAAGACGACATACATCTACGCCGGCGTCAACTCGAGCCCCGACGACatcgccaagggcaagaacgAGAACCTGCGCACCCTCGCCATTGAGCAGTCCAAGGCCCGCGGCTCCGTCGGCGTCAAGACtcccgaggccaaggtccAAGAACTGtctcgcgtcgccgcctttgccaaCCCGGACGCAGACACCTACCAGCGCCTACTGCGGGTGTGCGGCTccgttggtgccgccgctaCGGCAATGGGAAAGGACTCCCAGATCGCTGTTTTCGATGCCGTCCCCGCGTCAAACGGCGCGCCCAAACCTaggggcgtcgtcgagctgccacGCGACGCTGAAGATTTGGACATTGTGCAGACCGGCGATGGCCAGTTCCAGTTGGCCTTCTGCCACAAGTATGAGCTGCGACTTCTCGACATTggcaaggaggagacggagccACGCCTCGTCTTTACGATGCCCGACGACCATGGCGAACGACCAGTCTTCCGCTCCATCCGCTACCTGTCCCCAGAGTTCATTGTCGCCGTCTCCAATCTGCCCAAGAGGAGCGGCGTGCTCATTCAGGGCTTCCGCCTGCCGACGCCCGGCCACGAAAACGCCCGCATTGCCGTCACGACGCGCATTCCGCGCAAGATCTCGGCCActgccatggccgtcgccaaTCTCGCCCCTCCCGAAACCCCCGGGGGTCCTGTGCGCGACACACAgttcatcatcgccgtcgccggccatgaTTCGTCGATATCCGTCTACACGCTCGAGCATCAGCTCTCCACTGCGCTGAACCTGCTCCACGACCTGTATCCCTTGTACACACTCAAAGatgtccatggcgccgatAACATCACCGGCGTTGCCTTCTCCCGCTTCGTCACTCCCAAGGCCCACATCCGCCAGCAGTTTATCAAGCTCGCCAGTATCTCCCTCCAAAAGTCTGTTGCCGTGCACAGCATCCCCCTCAAGAAGTTCGTCGACAGTCGGCCCCGCAACGCCAAggctccgcctcgccccgtGAGATACGTCACCGCAATGAAGGCGCGGCGTCCCTCGCCTCGCACATTAATCATCATCCTCACATGCATAGtgctcatcatggccatTGTGTGGCAGTCGGTCATGGAAATGTACGGCCGCTCGAGGCCCGTTCTCTCCGCGCAGCAATGGCTCCCCTCGTGGCACGGCACACTGCGCTCCCCGGACCACCAGCCGTCCGTCTTCTTCGAGAACCACATCATCTCCAAGCTCGCCAGCGGCAAGACcctcctcgagggcgagaccaTGGTACTTTATGAGACCCAGGCTCCCAACGGCGAGGCTGAGGCCACGCTCACCGCCGAGGTCCACGATCACAAGGTCCACGGTCCCGCCAAGACGTGGGAGGACCTCCCCGCCGATCAGAAGCTAGTCTGGCGCCAACGTCTGCGCGAGGCTGGCGCCTGGACTCAGGGCATGGGCGAGAGCGTCTTCAAGGGCATTCTGTTTGGGCAGAttgccggcgccatcggcgacgcTGTGGGCAACTag